The Streptococcus pluranimalium genome contains a region encoding:
- a CDS encoding beta-glucoside-specific PTS transporter subunit IIABC yields the protein MAKKDYTELAKDIVAHVGGKDNVVNLRHCITRLRFVLKDESKADTDYLKARDGVVTVVKAGGQYQVVIGNHVPDVYAAVLEQGVQGVGSLDTDEGDTAKGNLFDRFVDLISGIFQPFLGALAAAGIVKGLVAILGAVFGMSAENSALYVILNAAGDGFFQFLPIAIALTAARKFKMGEFTAIAIAAALVYPTLPTTVPVLKEAGLDKVLGIPFQLPAAGSYLQTVMPVILAIWVGSNIEKFMRKITPDVIKLFIVPFVTILLTVPLTFLVVGPLANFISDLLSMGFTSVMAFSPLLYGLLLGALWQVMVMFGLHWAIVPLAILQFSQNGWSNVLIAAALPNFTQTGVLSAIMLKTKEQKVKTISAPALISSVFGVTEPAIYGVTLPMKTPFYISCVVSGIIGAGLSFFDIKNYAMGALGIFMYPGYVSPTLGLTPMWILIAFSVAAFVLSFAIQMLVPVPTLYGTPTEEKVEEAGVVVAEEVVDIKQEIIASPLIGNVVALENVPDEVFASGAMGKGIAVDPADGVVVAPANAEVSLVFPTNHAIGLKTENGAEILIHIGMDTVSLAGKGFKKFVEVGDKVTPGQKLLEFDVNAIRAAGLPVITPIIVTNTDVYTDVLKTQEGRVNTGDYLLTTVK from the coding sequence ATGGCTAAAAAAGATTATACTGAGTTGGCAAAAGATATTGTCGCTCACGTTGGTGGTAAAGACAATGTTGTCAATCTTCGTCACTGTATTACACGCTTACGTTTTGTTTTGAAGGATGAATCAAAGGCTGATACAGATTACTTAAAAGCACGTGATGGTGTTGTTACCGTTGTCAAAGCTGGTGGACAGTACCAAGTTGTTATCGGAAATCACGTTCCAGATGTTTACGCAGCAGTACTTGAACAAGGAGTTCAAGGAGTTGGCTCACTTGATACAGATGAGGGTGATACTGCGAAAGGTAATCTTTTTGATCGTTTTGTTGACTTGATTTCAGGAATTTTCCAACCTTTCTTGGGAGCACTTGCAGCTGCTGGTATCGTTAAAGGTCTTGTGGCTATTCTTGGTGCTGTTTTCGGAATGAGTGCAGAAAATAGTGCTCTTTATGTTATCCTTAATGCTGCTGGAGATGGTTTTTTCCAATTTCTACCAATAGCAATTGCCTTAACAGCAGCTCGTAAATTTAAAATGGGTGAGTTTACAGCGATTGCGATTGCGGCTGCTTTAGTTTACCCAACCTTACCAACTACTGTTCCTGTTTTGAAAGAAGCTGGGCTCGATAAGGTACTCGGTATTCCTTTCCAATTGCCTGCAGCAGGTAGCTATCTTCAAACCGTAATGCCTGTTATTCTTGCTATTTGGGTAGGTTCAAACATTGAGAAGTTTATGCGTAAAATTACACCAGACGTTATTAAGCTTTTCATTGTGCCATTTGTGACGATTTTACTCACTGTGCCACTAACTTTCTTGGTTGTCGGACCACTGGCTAACTTCATCTCTGATTTACTATCAATGGGATTCACATCTGTTATGGCATTCAGTCCACTACTTTACGGTTTATTGCTCGGGGCTTTATGGCAAGTTATGGTTATGTTTGGCTTACACTGGGCAATTGTTCCACTTGCCATCTTACAGTTCTCACAAAATGGCTGGTCTAATGTTCTAATTGCTGCAGCTCTCCCTAACTTTACACAAACAGGTGTTCTTTCTGCTATTATGTTGAAAACGAAAGAACAAAAAGTTAAAACAATCTCAGCACCAGCCCTTATTTCATCTGTCTTTGGTGTTACCGAGCCAGCTATCTATGGTGTGACGCTTCCAATGAAAACACCGTTTTACATTTCCTGCGTAGTTTCAGGGATTATTGGAGCTGGTTTATCTTTCTTTGATATTAAAAACTACGCTATGGGTGCCCTAGGTATCTTCATGTATCCAGGTTATGTTAGTCCAACTCTAGGTTTAACACCAATGTGGATTTTGATTGCTTTCTCGGTAGCAGCATTTGTTCTCTCATTCGCTATCCAAATGCTTGTACCAGTTCCAACTCTTTACGGAACTCCAACAGAAGAAAAAGTTGAAGAAGCTGGAGTTGTAGTAGCTGAAGAAGTTGTTGATATCAAACAAGAAATCATTGCCAGCCCACTCATTGGTAATGTTGTTGCTCTTGAAAATGTGCCTGATGAAGTTTTTGCTTCAGGTGCTATGGGTAAAGGGATTGCGGTTGATCCAGCAGATGGTGTTGTTGTAGCACCAGCCAATGCAGAAGTGTCACTTGTCTTCCCAACAAATCATGCCATCGGTCTAAAAACTGAAAATGGTGCTGAAATCTTAATCCATATCGGTATGGATACTGTATCACTTGCAGGTAAAGGCTTCAAGAAGTTTGTTGAAGTCGGGGACAAAGTGACCCCAGGACAAAAACTTCTTGAGTTTGATGTTAATGCTATCAGAGCAGCTGGACTTCCAGTTATCACTCCAATCATCGTAACAAACACAGATGTCTACACAGATGTCTT
- the licT gene encoding BglG family transcription antiterminator LicT: MIIEKVYNNNVIQVKDESGQELIVMGRGLGFQKKVGDMIDQTKIEKVFTLQSEQTSSDLSDLYEQLPDKELNLFVYLIDRAEKALELTFDSHLHLSLTDHLHFMVVRMRQGVSISNPLAWEVRKFYPKEYQVAKDMIARLSEELKLSIPDDEASSIALHFINAQSESGGISKSQRSTRMVIDILEIVRLHFGQMVAEDSISYNRFVTHLQYFSQRVINGVVQGSNDAFLYDQVKQNYPDSFSCTQKIAHYVKEHYDFEMSIDEKVYLTIHIQRMEDSKNS; encoded by the coding sequence ATGATCATTGAAAAAGTCTATAATAACAACGTTATTCAAGTGAAGGATGAATCTGGGCAAGAATTGATTGTCATGGGGCGAGGCCTAGGTTTCCAGAAAAAAGTTGGTGATATGATTGATCAAACGAAGATTGAAAAAGTCTTTACCCTACAAAGTGAGCAGACTTCTTCTGACCTCTCTGACCTCTATGAACAGTTACCAGATAAGGAACTTAATCTCTTCGTCTATTTGATAGATAGGGCTGAAAAAGCACTTGAACTGACCTTTGATAGTCATTTGCACTTGTCATTAACCGACCATTTACATTTTATGGTCGTCAGAATGAGACAAGGGGTCTCCATTTCCAATCCACTAGCTTGGGAAGTTCGAAAATTTTATCCTAAAGAATATCAGGTGGCTAAAGATATGATTGCTCGTTTGAGTGAGGAATTGAAACTTTCTATTCCAGATGATGAGGCATCATCAATCGCTCTTCATTTTATCAATGCCCAGTCTGAAAGTGGCGGGATTAGTAAATCTCAAAGAAGTACTCGCATGGTCATTGATATTTTGGAAATTGTCCGTTTGCATTTTGGGCAAATGGTGGCAGAAGATAGTATCTCTTATAATCGATTTGTGACGCATTTGCAGTATTTTTCTCAGCGTGTGATTAATGGTGTGGTGCAAGGATCAAATGATGCCTTCTTATATGACCAAGTGAAACAGAATTACCCTGATAGCTTTTCATGTACGCAAAAGATTGCTCATTATGTTAAAGAACATTATGATTTCGAGATGAGCATCGATGAGAAAGTTTATTTGACCATTCACATTCAAAGAATGGAAGACAGTAAAAATAGTTAA